Proteins from a single region of Oreochromis niloticus isolate F11D_XX linkage group LG7, O_niloticus_UMD_NMBU, whole genome shotgun sequence:
- the sbno1 gene encoding protein strawberry notch homolog 1 isoform X2, producing the protein MLASKSRDTVGESTMDPGQDLLLAALSESGICPNDIGLFDVDSQDVAQPSTTQQSISISALDVGVGVGTESVEVVRPEHPAAVPIVTIRHKPQPSTTTFVLNQLNQLPPLGAVVTKQSAINPVKHTITVTKVVHVANSTLRSSSAPSSTSIPPSASTVVPSNRDQIQLKDLLRSSSVKSTGLKGNSLIELMKLKPPPDIAPPVATATATGPGDLNNGIKREVLGKDSARIWIHDDIKLQTFPHSLKPPVVKEEDEPEEEEEDELGHAETYAEYMPQKLKVGLRHPDPVVETSSLSSVSPPDVWYRLTIPEEVIDRGCLSALQLEAITYAAQQHETFLPNGDRAAYLIGDGAGVGKGRTIAGIIYENYLLGRKRSLWFSVSNDLKYDAERDLRDIGAKNIQVHSLNKFKYGKISSKHNGSVKKGVIFATYSSLIGESQSGGKYKTRFEQLLHWCGEDFDGVIVYDECHKAKNVCPIGSSKPTKTGLAVLELQNKLPKARVVYASATGASEPRNMAYMNRLGIWGHKTPFREFGDFIQAVERRGVGAMEIVAMDMKLRGMYIARQLSFTGVTFKIDEVPLTQEYINMYNKSVRLWVSARERFQQAANLMDAEQRMKKSMWGQFWSAHQRFFKYLCIASKVRRVVQLAREEVQNGKCVVIGLQSTGEARTLEALEEGGGELNDFVSTAKGVLQSLIEKHFPAPDRQKLYSLLGIDLSAKKTPSPSDTAVEQEQKGKKRKGSEVKKQQKKRPRKHGGLSGTSSDESQSEESDRDCDSDDSFKSVSSADEDDDFNPFREESDDDDDPWLNRKEPKKGKEKKKKKRRKSIDPDSIQSALLASGLCSTRPTFTASVNPPSTPATVKADSQESCLTSQDSVELAQKMKKELLEKLEDLAEDLPPNTLDELIDELGGPENVAEMTGRKGRVVSNDDGTITYESRSELDVPVEILNLTEKQRFMDGEKNIAIISEAASSGISLQADRRVKNQRRRVHMTLELPWSADRAIQQFGRTHRSNQVTAPEYVFLISELAGEQRFASIVAKRLESLGALTHGDRRATETRDLSRFNFDNKYGRNALEIVMKSIVKLDTPLVSPPSDFKGDFFKEIQIGLVGVGLINVEDRSGTLSLDKDYNNMGKFLNRILGMEVHQQNALFQYFSDTLAAVIQEAKKNGKYDMGILDLGSGDEKVKKVDCRKFLTPGYTTSGHVELYTVSVERGMSWEEATHAWADQNGADDGFYVQMRNNKKTAILVKEVNTKKRLFLVYRPNTGRQVKLETYTDLKKKFKKVLSEDAKQHWTDQYKSSEKICSHAYWRGNCKKASVGLQCEVGLRCRRYYVLCGSVLSVWNELEEVLTPVSGTNVKVQIVRLRTEDGQRIVGLIIPANCVSPLINKLSTSDQCQQLAVQEQQKRQQLHPQSLSHTHHT; encoded by the exons ATGTTAGCTAGCAAAAGCCGTGACACAGTGGGTGAGAGCACA ATGGATCCTGGACAGGATTTACTTCTCGCCGCTCTCAGTGAGAGTGGAATTTGCCCAAATGATATTGGCTTATTTGATGTTGATTCTCAGGATGTTGCACAGCCCTCTACAACCCAGCAA TCGATCTCCATCAGTGCCCTGGATGTTGGTGTTGGTGTGGGGACAGAGTCAGTGGAAGTTGTTCGACCTGAACATCCTGCTGCAGTCCCCATTGTTACCATCAGG CACAAACCTCAGCCATCAACCACCACGTTTGTCTTAAATCAGCTGAATCAGTTGCCTCCACTGGGAGCTGTTGTGACCAAACAGTCTGCTATTAACCCTGTCAAGCATACCATAACTGTCACCAAGGTGGTTCATGTGGCGAATTCAACCCTGCGAAGTTCATCAGCCCCCTCTTCCACAAGTATTCCCCCTTCAGCATCCACAGTAGTGCCTTCTAACAGAGATCAG ATTCAGTTGAAAGACCTCCTTCGGTCCAGCAGTGTGAAGAGCACTGGTCTAAAGGGCAACAGTCTGATAGAGCTCATGAAGCTCAAGCCTCCACCTGATATTGCTCCACCAGTAGCCACAGCCACAGCCACAGGCCCAG GTGACTTGAACAATGGAATCAAGAGAgaagttttgggtaaagattcTGCCAGGATCTGGATTCATGATGACATTAAACTACAAACCTTTCCACATTCTCTG AAACCTCCAGTGGTGAAGGAAGAGGATGAgcctgaggaggaagaggaggatgagCTGGGTCATGCTGAGACTTATGCAGAGTACATGCCACAGAAAT TAAAGGTTGGCCTGAGGCACCCAGATCCTGTTGTAGAGACCAGTTCTCTGTCCAGTGTGAGCCCTCCAGATGTGTGGTACAGACTGACCATCCCAGAGGAAGTCATTGACAGGGGCTGCCTCTCTGCGTTGCAGCTGGAAGCTATTACATATGCAGCTCAG CAACATGAGACATTCCTCCCAAATGGTGATCGAGCTGCTTATTTGATCGGCGATGGAGCTGGTGTGGGGAAAGGCAGGACGATTGCAGGGATCATCTATGAGAATTACCTCCTGGGCAGGAAGAGGTCACTATG GTTTAGTGTCTCAAATGATTTGAAGTATGATGCTGAAAGGGATTTAAGAGACATTGGAGCCAAGAACATCCAGGTTCATTCCCTGAACAAG ttcaAATATGGCAAAATCTCTTCAAAACACAATGGAAGTGTGAAGAAAGGTGTCATCTTTGCCACCTACTCCTCTTTGATAGGAGAGAGCCAGTCAGGAGGGAAATATAAGACCAGATTTGAGCAGCTTCTCCACTGGTGTGGCGAAGACTTTGATGGAGTC ATCGTCTATGATGAGTGTCATAAAGCCAAAAATGTTTGTCCAATTGGCTCCTCCAAGCCTACAAAAACTGGGCTTGCAGTGTTGGAGCTGCAGAACAAACTCCCAAAGGCTCGGgttgtgtatgcaagtgctacAG GTGCCTCTGAACCACGAAACATGGCCTACATGAACCGGTTGGGCATATGGGGACACAAAACACCCTTCAGAGAATTTGGGGACTTTATCCAAGCTGTTGAGCGCAG AGGTGTTGGTGCCATGGAGATTGTAGCTATGGACATGAAGCTGAGAGGGATGTACATTGCAAGACAGCTGAGTTTTACAGGTGTGACTTTCAAGATCGACGAGGTTCCCCTGACTCAGGAATATATCAACATGTACAACAAATCTGTTAGACTG TGGGTGAGTGCACGGGAAAGGTTCCAGCAGGCTGCAAACCTCATGGATGCAGAGCAACGCATGAAGAAGTCCATGTGGGGTCAGTTTTGGTCTGCCCACCAAAGGTTCTTTAAGTATCTCTGCATTGCCTCCAAAGTCCGCCGAGTGGTTCAGCTGGCCAGAGAAGAGGTCCAGAATGGAAAG TGTGTGGTGATTGGCCTTCAGTCCACTGGTGAAGCAAGAACACTGGAGGCCCTGGAGGAAGGAGGGGGAGAACTCAATGACTTTGTTTCAACTGCAAA AGGTGTGCTACAGTCCTTGATTGAAAAGCACTTCCCAGCTCCAGACAGACAGAAGCTTTACAGCCTGCTGGGTATCGACCTCTCAGCAAAGAAGACCCCCTCTCCCAGTGACACAGCAGTAGAACAAGAACAGAAGGGCAAGAAGAGGAAag GTTCAGAGgttaaaaagcagcagaaaaagcGTCCCCGGAAGCATGGGGGTCTGTCGGGTACGAGTTCAGATGAGAGCCAGTCAGAGGAGTCGgacagagactgtgacagtgatGACAGCTTCAAATCAGTCAGCTCAGCAGACGAAGACGACGATTTCAACCCATTCAGAGAAGagtctgatgatgatgatg aTCCGTGGCTTAACAGGAAGGAACCAAAGAAAggcaaggagaagaagaagaaaaaaaggaggaagagtATTGATCCAGACTCGATTCAAAGTGCCTTGTTGGCCTCGGGGCTGTGCTCCACTAGGCCTACTTTCACTGCCTCAGTTAATCCCCCCAGCACGCCTGCCACAG TCAAGGCAGACAGTCAGGAAAGCTGCCTAACAAGTCAGGACTCAGTGGAACTTGCCCAGAAAATGAAGAAAGAGCTGCTTGAAAAACTGGAGGATCTGGCAGAGGATCTGCCTCCCAACACTCTGGATGAGCTCATAGATGAATTGGGAGGACCTGAAAATGTAGCTGAG ATGACTGGCCGTAAAGGTCGCGTGGTCAGCAACGATGATGGGACCATCACTTATGAATCTCGCTCTGAGCTGGACGTCCCTGTGGAAATACTCAATCTCACTGAGAAGCAGAGGTTCATGGATGGAGAGAAG AACATAGCCATCATCTCAGAAGCAGCGAGCTCGGGTATATCCCTGCAGGCTGACCGTCGAGTGAAGAACCAGCGGCGGAGAGTCCACATGACACTAGAGCTGCCGTGGAGCGCAGACAGGGCTATACAGCAGTTTG ggagaacccACAGATCAAACCAGGTCACAGCTCCAGAATATGTCTTCCTCATATCGGAGCTTGCAGGAGAGCAAAGATTTGCATCCATTGTTGCCAAAAGACTAGAAAGCTTG GGTGCTCTCACTCATGGTGacagaagagcaacagaaacTCGGGATCTGAGCAGGTTCAATTTTGACAACAAA TATGGCAGAAACGCTCTGGAAATTGTGATGAAGTCGATTGTAAAGCTTGATACTCCATTAGTGTCTCCACCCTCTGACTTTAAAGGGGATTTCTTCAAAG AAATTCAAATTGGATTAGTAGGTGTTGGCCTCATAAATGTGGAGGACAGATCTGGCACACTATCACTAGACAAAG ACTACAACAACATGGGGAAGTTCCTGAATCGTATTTTGGGCATGGAGGTCCATCAGCAGAATGCTTTGTTTCAGTACTTTTCTGACACGCTTGCAGCTGTGATTCAGGAAGCAAAGAAGAATGGCAAATACGACATGGGCATTCTCG ATCTGGGCTCAGGTGATGAAAAAGTAAAGAAGGTGGACTGCAGGAAATTTCTAACACCTGGCTACACTACATCAGGGCATGTTGAACTCTACACT GTAAGTGTTGAAAGGGGAATGTCCTGGGAAGAAGCCACACACGCTTGGGCAGACCAGAATGGAGCCGATGATGGTTTCTATGTGCAG atgaggaacaacaaaaaaacgGCCATCCTTGTCAAAGAGGTGAACACTAAGAAGAGGCTGTTCTTGGTGTACAGGCCCAACACCGGCCGGCAGGTCAAACTGGAGACGTACACAGACCTCAagaagaaatttaaaaag GTCTTGTCAGAAGATGCCAAGCAGCACTGGACTGACCAGTACAAGTCTTCAGAAAAAATCTGCTCACACGCATATTG GCGCGGTAACTGCAAGAAGGCGTCAGTGGGTCTGCAGTGTGAAGTTGGTCTTCGGTGCAGGAGGTACTACGTTTTGTGTGGATCAGTGCTCAGTGTTTGGAATGAGCTGGAAGAAGTGCTCACCCCGGTCAGTGGAACCAATGTAAAGGTGCAGATTGTCCGGCTGAGAACCGAAGATGGGCAGAGGATAGTCG gACTGATCATTCCGGCGAACTGTGTGTCTCCGTTAATTAACAAGCTCTCAACATCGGACCAGTGTCAGCAGCTGGCTGTGCAGGAGCAGCAGAAGCGGCAGCAGCTTCACCCTCAGAGTCTGagccacacacaccacacataG
- the sbno1 gene encoding protein strawberry notch homolog 1 isoform X5 → MLASKSRDTVGESTMDPGQDLLLAALSESGICPNDIGLFDVDSQDVAQPSTTQQSISISALDVGVGVGTESVEVVRPEHPAAVPIVTIRHKPQPSTTTFVLNQLNQLPPLGAVVTKQSAINPVKHTITVTKVVHVANSTLRSSSAPSSTSIPPSASTVVPSNRDQQIQLKDLLRSSSVKSTGLKGNSLIELMKLKPPPDIAPPVATATATGPGDLNNGIKREVLGKDSARIWIHDDIKLQTFPHSLKPPVVKEEDEPEEEEEDELGHAETYAEYMPQKLKVGLRHPDPVVETSSLSSVSPPDVWYRLTIPEEVIDRGCLSALQLEAITYAAQQHETFLPNGDRAAYLIGDGAGVGKGRTIAGIIYENYLLGRKRSLWFSVSNDLKYDAERDLRDIGAKNIQVHSLNKFKYGKISSKHNGSVKKGVIFATYSSLIGESQSGGKYKTRFEQLLHWCGEDFDGVIVYDECHKAKNVCPIGSSKPTKTGLAVLELQNKLPKARVVYASATGASEPRNMAYMNRLGIWGHKTPFREFGDFIQAVERRGVGAMEIVAMDMKLRGMYIARQLSFTGVTFKIDEVPLTQEYINMYNKSVRLWVSARERFQQAANLMDAEQRMKKSMWGQFWSAHQRFFKYLCIASKVRRVVQLAREEVQNGKCVVIGLQSTGEARTLEALEEGGGELNDFVSTAKGVLQSLIEKHFPAPDRQKLYSLLGIDLSAKKTPSPSDTAVEQEQKGKKRKGSEVKKQQKKRPRKHGGLSGTSSDESQSEESDRDCDSDDSFKSVSSADEDDDFNPFREESDDDDDPWLNRKEPKKGKEKKKKKRRKSIDPDSIQSALLASGLCSTRPTFTASVNPPSTPATVKADSQESCLTSQDSVELAQKMKKELLEKLEDLAEDLPPNTLDELIDELGGPENVAEMTGRKGRVVSNDDGTITYESRSELDVPVEILNLTEKQRFMDGEKNIAIISEAASSGISLQADRRVKNQRRRVHMTLELPWSADRAIQQFGRTHRSNQVTAPEYVFLISELAGEQRFASIVAKRLESLGALTHGDRRATETRDLSRFNFDNKYGRNALEIVMKSIVKLDTPLVSPPSDFKGDFFKEIQIGLVGVGLINVEDRSGTLSLDKDYNNMGKFLNRILGMEVHQQNALFQYFSDTLAAVIQEAKKNGKYDMGILDLGSGDEKVKKVDCRKFLTPGYTTSGHVELYTCCHSNHAPDFVFIHR, encoded by the exons ATGTTAGCTAGCAAAAGCCGTGACACAGTGGGTGAGAGCACA ATGGATCCTGGACAGGATTTACTTCTCGCCGCTCTCAGTGAGAGTGGAATTTGCCCAAATGATATTGGCTTATTTGATGTTGATTCTCAGGATGTTGCACAGCCCTCTACAACCCAGCAA TCGATCTCCATCAGTGCCCTGGATGTTGGTGTTGGTGTGGGGACAGAGTCAGTGGAAGTTGTTCGACCTGAACATCCTGCTGCAGTCCCCATTGTTACCATCAGG CACAAACCTCAGCCATCAACCACCACGTTTGTCTTAAATCAGCTGAATCAGTTGCCTCCACTGGGAGCTGTTGTGACCAAACAGTCTGCTATTAACCCTGTCAAGCATACCATAACTGTCACCAAGGTGGTTCATGTGGCGAATTCAACCCTGCGAAGTTCATCAGCCCCCTCTTCCACAAGTATTCCCCCTTCAGCATCCACAGTAGTGCCTTCTAACAGAGATCAG CAGATTCAGTTGAAAGACCTCCTTCGGTCCAGCAGTGTGAAGAGCACTGGTCTAAAGGGCAACAGTCTGATAGAGCTCATGAAGCTCAAGCCTCCACCTGATATTGCTCCACCAGTAGCCACAGCCACAGCCACAGGCCCAG GTGACTTGAACAATGGAATCAAGAGAgaagttttgggtaaagattcTGCCAGGATCTGGATTCATGATGACATTAAACTACAAACCTTTCCACATTCTCTG AAACCTCCAGTGGTGAAGGAAGAGGATGAgcctgaggaggaagaggaggatgagCTGGGTCATGCTGAGACTTATGCAGAGTACATGCCACAGAAAT TAAAGGTTGGCCTGAGGCACCCAGATCCTGTTGTAGAGACCAGTTCTCTGTCCAGTGTGAGCCCTCCAGATGTGTGGTACAGACTGACCATCCCAGAGGAAGTCATTGACAGGGGCTGCCTCTCTGCGTTGCAGCTGGAAGCTATTACATATGCAGCTCAG CAACATGAGACATTCCTCCCAAATGGTGATCGAGCTGCTTATTTGATCGGCGATGGAGCTGGTGTGGGGAAAGGCAGGACGATTGCAGGGATCATCTATGAGAATTACCTCCTGGGCAGGAAGAGGTCACTATG GTTTAGTGTCTCAAATGATTTGAAGTATGATGCTGAAAGGGATTTAAGAGACATTGGAGCCAAGAACATCCAGGTTCATTCCCTGAACAAG ttcaAATATGGCAAAATCTCTTCAAAACACAATGGAAGTGTGAAGAAAGGTGTCATCTTTGCCACCTACTCCTCTTTGATAGGAGAGAGCCAGTCAGGAGGGAAATATAAGACCAGATTTGAGCAGCTTCTCCACTGGTGTGGCGAAGACTTTGATGGAGTC ATCGTCTATGATGAGTGTCATAAAGCCAAAAATGTTTGTCCAATTGGCTCCTCCAAGCCTACAAAAACTGGGCTTGCAGTGTTGGAGCTGCAGAACAAACTCCCAAAGGCTCGGgttgtgtatgcaagtgctacAG GTGCCTCTGAACCACGAAACATGGCCTACATGAACCGGTTGGGCATATGGGGACACAAAACACCCTTCAGAGAATTTGGGGACTTTATCCAAGCTGTTGAGCGCAG AGGTGTTGGTGCCATGGAGATTGTAGCTATGGACATGAAGCTGAGAGGGATGTACATTGCAAGACAGCTGAGTTTTACAGGTGTGACTTTCAAGATCGACGAGGTTCCCCTGACTCAGGAATATATCAACATGTACAACAAATCTGTTAGACTG TGGGTGAGTGCACGGGAAAGGTTCCAGCAGGCTGCAAACCTCATGGATGCAGAGCAACGCATGAAGAAGTCCATGTGGGGTCAGTTTTGGTCTGCCCACCAAAGGTTCTTTAAGTATCTCTGCATTGCCTCCAAAGTCCGCCGAGTGGTTCAGCTGGCCAGAGAAGAGGTCCAGAATGGAAAG TGTGTGGTGATTGGCCTTCAGTCCACTGGTGAAGCAAGAACACTGGAGGCCCTGGAGGAAGGAGGGGGAGAACTCAATGACTTTGTTTCAACTGCAAA AGGTGTGCTACAGTCCTTGATTGAAAAGCACTTCCCAGCTCCAGACAGACAGAAGCTTTACAGCCTGCTGGGTATCGACCTCTCAGCAAAGAAGACCCCCTCTCCCAGTGACACAGCAGTAGAACAAGAACAGAAGGGCAAGAAGAGGAAag GTTCAGAGgttaaaaagcagcagaaaaagcGTCCCCGGAAGCATGGGGGTCTGTCGGGTACGAGTTCAGATGAGAGCCAGTCAGAGGAGTCGgacagagactgtgacagtgatGACAGCTTCAAATCAGTCAGCTCAGCAGACGAAGACGACGATTTCAACCCATTCAGAGAAGagtctgatgatgatgatg aTCCGTGGCTTAACAGGAAGGAACCAAAGAAAggcaaggagaagaagaagaaaaaaaggaggaagagtATTGATCCAGACTCGATTCAAAGTGCCTTGTTGGCCTCGGGGCTGTGCTCCACTAGGCCTACTTTCACTGCCTCAGTTAATCCCCCCAGCACGCCTGCCACAG TCAAGGCAGACAGTCAGGAAAGCTGCCTAACAAGTCAGGACTCAGTGGAACTTGCCCAGAAAATGAAGAAAGAGCTGCTTGAAAAACTGGAGGATCTGGCAGAGGATCTGCCTCCCAACACTCTGGATGAGCTCATAGATGAATTGGGAGGACCTGAAAATGTAGCTGAG ATGACTGGCCGTAAAGGTCGCGTGGTCAGCAACGATGATGGGACCATCACTTATGAATCTCGCTCTGAGCTGGACGTCCCTGTGGAAATACTCAATCTCACTGAGAAGCAGAGGTTCATGGATGGAGAGAAG AACATAGCCATCATCTCAGAAGCAGCGAGCTCGGGTATATCCCTGCAGGCTGACCGTCGAGTGAAGAACCAGCGGCGGAGAGTCCACATGACACTAGAGCTGCCGTGGAGCGCAGACAGGGCTATACAGCAGTTTG ggagaacccACAGATCAAACCAGGTCACAGCTCCAGAATATGTCTTCCTCATATCGGAGCTTGCAGGAGAGCAAAGATTTGCATCCATTGTTGCCAAAAGACTAGAAAGCTTG GGTGCTCTCACTCATGGTGacagaagagcaacagaaacTCGGGATCTGAGCAGGTTCAATTTTGACAACAAA TATGGCAGAAACGCTCTGGAAATTGTGATGAAGTCGATTGTAAAGCTTGATACTCCATTAGTGTCTCCACCCTCTGACTTTAAAGGGGATTTCTTCAAAG AAATTCAAATTGGATTAGTAGGTGTTGGCCTCATAAATGTGGAGGACAGATCTGGCACACTATCACTAGACAAAG ACTACAACAACATGGGGAAGTTCCTGAATCGTATTTTGGGCATGGAGGTCCATCAGCAGAATGCTTTGTTTCAGTACTTTTCTGACACGCTTGCAGCTGTGATTCAGGAAGCAAAGAAGAATGGCAAATACGACATGGGCATTCTCG ATCTGGGCTCAGGTGATGAAAAAGTAAAGAAGGTGGACTGCAGGAAATTTCTAACACCTGGCTACACTACATCAGGGCATGTTGAACTCTACACT TGTTGTCATAGCAACCATGCCCCTGACTTTGTCTTCATTCACAGGTAA